The DNA region GCAAGGCCTTCTTGACGTCAACCTGGCTTCAGCCAACCACGGTGCCACACGGTCACTTCACAAACGGTACCCTGGAACACAACAAGGCAGGCAATTTTCTCTGGGTAAATGCTGCTTAATTAAGACACTcagtgaatttctttttttcttcacaaaagaGGCCAGGCAACCAAAGGCTTATGTCTAACGCCCATTTAATTAATGCAACAAAATATAGGACAGAGAACACATCTGTCCAAAGACATTTCTAACTGCATTGTTATGACCTTCCTATGATTTTTTTTACCTGAACTGAAATTAAATATCTGTTCTCATTTTCACCAACAATTGTAccagttgttttttggtttgttttttttttatgaaaatcaaatgtacagggaaaaaaaaacaccacatcaaCAACCAAGCTTTATCATATTTTTATACTGGTAAACTTTTCCCCCCCGTTATGGTATGTTATGACCTTGAACTCTGACctttggttttttcttctcaCCATGACCAAACAGCTGTGTGCCAAGTTTGATGAAGGTTGTATGCAAGACATCTCCCCTGTTCCCGCAAGCTCTTTCTATTAATATGCCCTGTTGTGAAGCTGACCTTTCATATCTGACCTTCAGTTTCGGGTAGAAATCCAGCTGCCACAAAGGTCAGACATTATATTAAGTTTGATGAAAAGTAGACGTAAGATGTGATTTCtacaaatcttttcttttttttctttttttttttttgtccggttTTCCCAGTAGAAGACTTTAACCTTTGGTCTCTCACTCCCTgtaccacaatcatcatcataaaagagACGACTGGAAAGGAATTCATTGCTGGCATTCGCTGTCACAGTACTGTAGCCttggtcatcttcttcttcttcttcttctgcgttcatgggctgcaactcccacgttcactcgtatgcacacgagtgggcttttacgtgtatgaacgtttttactccaccatgtaggcagccatactctgttttcgggggtgtgcatgctgggtatgttcttgtttccataacccaccgaacgcagacatggattacaggatctttaacgtgcgtgtttgatcttctgctcgcaatatacacacgaagggggttcaggcactagcaggtctgcacatatgttgacctgggagatcgtaaaaaaatctccactctttacccaccaggcaccgtcaccgtgattcgaatccgggaccttcagattgacagtccaatgctttaaccactcggctattgcgcccgtcagtagcCATGGTCATTCAGTATCACGAGTCTGGTGAAAACTGGAGTAAAGACATGAGTTCtatgaagcttttttttcttctcttctattTTGCAGGTTAATGAACTTCATCTTTGAGCACTCACCCTGTTTACACACACCAGCTTTCTAAAGGAATTTGGTTCCAGTACTACTTATGGCTGCTGAAAGCATGCCAATATCAAAGTtttccatacacacatgcatgcatgcatgtacgcacgcgcacacaaacacacacacacgcacacaactgagACTGGATGATCACACAGACTCACTAAATAATAGTAATTTACTTTGAGAGAATAAGTCAAATATACCAGCCAGTTTATGAACACTGACCGCTATCAGACAGAGAGGATCTTAAAAGTGCACAACTCCTCCCTTTTATTTTCCTCTCAATAGATTACACACAACCCCAGTGTGgatgacgcccccccccctccccccgccccagtcccccccaaaaaaacttggCCAAAATCCTTCAAGACTAATGTCACTAATGCTAGTCTTGGCATTCAACATCACAAATCTTACCAGAGATAGCCGAAGCGTCAGATACAGTTTTTCCCCTTGCACAATCtgtaaggaggaggaaaaaaaccaaaaaaaacaatgaagaaCATATGCAAAATACTCTATGGACCCTAAAACAATTACCTGTTAAATAAAAGTGACCACGTGTAAACACATCAATGCTAAAACACCTGATCAGCTGGTAAATCATATGGTGTCATATATGTATGTTCAGCATGATGAGAGCACAGGAATGTGAAATGCTTACTTATGTCATAATCTAACAAAGTCAAAAGCACAgggcaggaatcagacccctgcaggagtctgcactggtgggtcacagtaaagtatgtgcatttaactctctccatacgaacggcgaaagagacgacgttaacagcttttcaccccaattaccatcatcgaaatattgcaagcggaaggctcttatactgaagaggtgaatgttgacaaagaataccacaattctgacgacggaagctaaaggttgggtcattgagacacccactggacatccgaggggtatgtgtagaggagaagagaggactggccgtactgagtgagttaaagttcatTACCACAGGTACCAAACAACTGAGAGGTGTAGTCATATCAACCACTCTGGCGTATTGTTCTCACTATAAGTATACAGTGGTGAACTGGGCAACAAATTCCTACCGCAGGCTGAACGGGTGAAAACCTCAAGAAAGTAGATTCCTTTCAAAGAAAACAGattaacaacaacactaaaattCAACCCCTTGTCTGCTGCTGACCAGATCCCCTGACCAGATCCCCTGTCAGTGAAAGGTCATTGCCGAACTGGGATAAGACTGAAGTGACAGGTCAggaggatgtcagtcaccattattTATCAGGACTCCTTTCTCTGATAATTGTGTAGCATGCTTTggttcagcaaaaaaaaaaaaccaacaattacACTGCTTGAAAATATACTGAAGTAGTTGTTGCATTTCAAAATTCATATCATACTCACTTCATTGCACTAATATATTCTGAAACCAATTACGCTGCTTGAAAATATACTGAAGTAGTTGTTGCATTTCAAAATTCATATCATACTCACTTCATTGCACTAATATATTCTGCAGCCAAGGagtaaatcaaaaaagaaaattattgaGCAAAAGAAATACTATCTTTCTACTGGGACAAAAAGCATACATATGTAAAAATTAAACAATCCTGCTGTTTGCAGTAATTCAGGTAGTTCAGCTATTTGTGGTTCTGGGTAAAATGTCCATGAcatggttctctgtggactgccgacactggaactgcgacggacggacgaacccgggtgtggccgtgtatgggggaatctaaatgagcagcgtgggagtaatgccactgaaacggtgcagatgatggggcagcaaaaaaaaaaaaaaaaaaaaagtcaatgacaAAACAAAGGCTAACATAGCTCCTTTAACCTTTCCTTTCATGTTGTATGTTGCCCAGCCaacgggggaaaaaagagagtcCATCTTGGGCCAGATTGTCCCTCCCCCCTAAACTCATATATATACATTCCCCTTCActgtggtggcagaatggttacgacactcatcagccaatacagtgtctgtgagggtgtgggttcgattcccactcctgcccattaataataataataataataatggtatttatatagcgctggatcttgtgcagagacaaatcaaagcgctttcgcaccagtcattcacacgcacgcataactctaaaactgtagaaactaaagtcaaggaagggcaggcaagggaggctattttgggaagaggtgggttttaaggccattcTGGAAAATGTAACtgtgcatctagtcatttggataagatcaTAAACGAAagttgaggtcccatgtgcagcacgcacttggcacgctgaaaaagagcccatggcaacaaaagtgttgtactcacttggcgcgctgaaaaagaacccatggcaccaaAAGTGTTGtactcacttggcgcactgaaaaagaacccatggcaacaaaagtgttgtactcacttggcgcactgaaaaagaacccatggcaacaaaagtgttgtactcacttggcgcactgaaaaagaacccatggcaacaaaagtgttgtagtctggcaaaattctgcagaagaaatccaccctgacaaGTATACCTACACaattatacatacatgcactcaaatCCTGACGAGCGCTACTGGGTTATGcagcagtcaggcatctgcctagcaactGTGGTGAGCACAGCGCATATGGATGTtcccgaaggcagtgacgcctccttgagaaactgaaactgaagactgtCACACAGACCATACTGCAGTCAACGTGTCAGGATTCCATAAACATCTTCATGTGTACTGAATCACCACACGGTCACCCACCTGAGCAAATACTAGCTCCTACTCACTGCCTGTTCATGTCAACAATGTTGGATTAGGTTATCACTTCCTATCAACAAAATGCACATCATCTCTTCAGCATCTGAGTAAACGGTTAAACTGCATAACCTGACAGAAACAAGTGTCCCATCTTTAATCAAAGCctcctaaatgtgtgtgtgtgttgtggggtggggtggggtggggggagggggaggtgggggaagggggagtgtgcAAGCACATAtgaatgtgggtgtgtgcatgtactgagtatgtgaatgtatgcctacatgcatgtgcgtgcttgtgtgtgtctaaGCACATGTGaatgtgggtgcgtgcatgtgtgagaatatatttatgtgaatgtgtgtgtgtgtgtgtgcgtgcgccaagcgcacgcgtgtgtgtgtttatgtgcgagtGGAcctgtgcatgtgcgcacacactagCATATGTGCATCAATCATTCAATGTGTTATCTGTACACACttcctcactcacaaacacacacacacacacacacacaggcgcacatgcacacacacacacacacacactcactcacacagacacacacacacacacacacacacacacaaatgtacctcaaagaacatatatatatatatacactacccAATTTTACCTGTCTCTCTGCATAGACAACTTCAATCAGCTCTtgctctttctgtcccccctcgCTCAACAGTTTGTTGATCTCTTCCACAGCAAACTGGACTGGTTCGGACGTTTCACTCACGTCAGCTTCTGTCTTGCCACCCAGTAGATGACCAAGAGCCAGGGCAGGCAGCAAGGCAAGGATCCACAATAACTTCATCCTGTTCCAGGCAACAGAATCAAAAAAAGTAGTTGATGATTtactgattgatttatttattgactgAATGATTAACTTTgaggaccccccccccagccccaccccacccccacacccctctcccccccccacccccaccccccacacacacacatccctacccccccaactTGATCCTATCCTTGGATGTTTCTTCATGCTGTCACTGTCAACAGCTGTCACATGTAAACATGGATAAAGAGAGTGGACATTTCAAAGTGCTGCTGATCTGAACTtgcaaaataatcataataatcataataattaatataaaaaaatagatagagatcatagacaaatagataaataaataaataaactaactaaataaaacacatctatctatgtatccacCATTACTTATTTATCTTGAACCAACCTGTAATTTTTCGTTACTGTCAAGTGTCCTGCATTTCAATCttgattatatgtatatatatatatatatatatatatatatatatatactacctTAACAATTTTCAAAAACtacaaatatatatagagagagacagacagacagacagacagagaattggttttttaattgttaaaaacagtatttcaaaaagaaaaaaaaatctatatatatataaactaactaaataaaacacatctatctatgtatccacCATTACTtatttatcttatatatatatatatattgatattctACTAAACAGTATTTCTGTCTAGTAAGTACTACCagatttcttttatgttttgacTTGTTCCAGCTTTAATAAATGGGTACATCTTTTTCTCCAAATGctctgttttgtcttttcttctttttgggggggggtgtggggggagtggaggggaagagggaggggggggattggaagggggggggatgtgtgtgggggaagacTGATGGGGTGGAGCTGTGTGGGTCATGGAAAAGAACCTCAATAAATTTCCCCTTCACTGAGACTGTAATTATCAATTATATCATGATTTCTCTTTATTTTCACACCACCTGAATTAGATAAGCTGGTCGTGGCTAAATCTGACAGCATAAAAACGATAAATTAAGTCTTAAAGTTAAACAATGGAAGAACACAATTAAAGCACCAATAATTAAAATCAAGACATCATTAATGGTGTGAATTtaactgttttcatttttgtacACACCTGTTTATATCTTGCCAATCGACTGAACAGAAGTAGGCTGGTTGCTGGTTTACTGGGTAATCAAAGTACAAATTAATTATAAATAAAAGCAAGATGGCCAACcagtaaacaaatacaaaatatataaatgtaGTAGAACGGTGTAGACGCTTATTTCGACTACTTTTACAGCTTTTTTTCAATCTAATTCTGGAACACACTGAGATATTTAATTATCTTCATGTGTTTGGCTGTTTCACCTTCAGTATCTAATTGATTTCCTGAGGACAGGACATCAGTTTCCAATCCCTATCACTGAATCAGCAACACTCATGAACGTCAGTGTGTGGCGACACCTGAATACGAGTAAAGCTGGAtagttttttccttctttttttttttttttttttttttttttttttttgtcttacctGTTATTAATACCACCATTCACTTTCTTcccgtcccccctcaccctctgcgTTGCGTTGATTTTGAGCAAGACTTGTTTCACAACGCAATGAAATCTCCGTGAACGTCATTTGACgtggagttacttccctttaatAAGTCTGCAACAGAAAACAACTTTCTGTACCCATTTCAGACAAGTATGGCGTCTTCCTGGCCGGCTGTTGCTGTTGCAAAAAGTGAAAAACGTCGTGAGTTGAAGCTGGGAAAAGAAGTTAGCAAACAGATAGAAGAAGGTGGTCTGGACACCAATGTCTACCAGCTAGTCAATCTGAATTTCTTGGAGATTTCGAATACATGCTTATCCGTTCTAACAGATGAGTTGGGAAATCTCCGCAACTTGACAAATCTGGCGTTGCAAGGCAATAAACTGGAAACACTTCCCGTTGAGATGGGCAACTTGGTCAAACTCAAATACCTTGACCTATCACATAACTGCTTGAAATCACTTCCCGCAGAGATAGGCAAACTCGTTGAGCTGCAAACCCTGAACGTGTTGATGAACCAGCTGTCTGAAGTCCCTGACATTTCCAGCCTCAAAGCCTTGCATATTCTGAACCTGTCCCATAACAAACTCACCTCGCTACCCGAGGGTATAACGGATGAGAGTCTGGTCCACCTGAGTGAGATTGTTGTAAACAACAATGTAATATCAGCCGTGCCAGCAGAGCTCTCAAACTTGCCTCATCTCAATGTGCTTAATCTGGCAGACAACCAGATTGCAGACCTGCCCTATGAACTTAGTGAATGCACAAAACTTAAGGAGCTCAAGTTGTCAGGCAACAAAATCAAAGACAGAAAGTTAACCAAGTTTGCTGAGCAGAACAACTTGAAGCAGGTTATGCAGTACCTAGCTGTTGCTCTTGAAAAAGCTGCTGCCTCAGGggacaaaaaagacaagaaagccaaaccgaagaagaaaaagaagggagacaAGGACGTTGAGGAAGTGGCCAAAAATACCTTGACAGTGTTACGATTTCCTGCAAATGATGGGCTGGTGGTGAAAGTGGAGTCCAAGGTGGCAGCTGTCCGTCAgtacattgtgtgttgtgtactgcacAACCTGGACTTTAACCAGTCCAACAACATGTTCAAGAACTTTATTACAAAACAGGTCAGcttctgaaaaaaatatatattgtctCTGTCCAGACTTTAACAACTTTGTTTAACATAATGCTGTTCACACGCTGATTATCATAACATGATCTGTATATTAATTATTaccatgatatcacacacacacaaatacacacacacacacatgcacacacatgaatatattttTCACCAGGTGTCAATACCATATTGGGACACATATCCAAGAAATCATAGAAATTGATAGATTTGTCTTCTTGAAATTGAGTAATAAAACTGACTTttatttttaaattcattttaaaATTGTGTGCAGCTCGTATGAATACCTTCAGTTATGACTTTTTATAAATTCATTACTAAAGTCAAAGACTTTAGATTTGTTATAAGTTATTATAACTTGTGCATTACCCACACATGAAATTTACAAGTTGCATGGAGGAATGACGTTTTCTTTTCCAGCAAATGGCAAAAGAATCTCTCCAGAAAATCACCAGTTGTTAGCTCTATTACAGAGTATTGTCCAACAGCTTATTAGACCAAGGAGTAAGTCAATTATTCTTGCCCAGTGTCCAGTGCTTAACACAATAACAGGTTTAACTTTTAGATTTTCTAAGTTCCAATAGACAAAAGAGATTTTGATTGTCTGAAATATGGACTATGGAGAGTAAAAATTCATTGAAAAAAATATGCAGTAGATTTTTTTCGTTTGTTAACTCTTGAATCAGGCATATACTGATATAGTTAGGAAAGATGAATTATGATAACTTTTTCCTCCTCACAAATCTTCTTGTTTCAGACCAGACTTCATGAAGAGGTTTGCCAGAAACGTCAGGCAGCTACCATTGCCACacatgaccttgaccttgttAAAGGGCCTCTAGTCTACACTTCAAGGCCCCCTGCAGAAATCATGGTACTGTGCATCTTTAATAAAATCATATATATGCTATTGACGTTTAAGCGGCTTAAAGCCATTGTAAACCGAACTTTTTTTAACTGAAATTATATTACTTTGATATATTATCTGTTTTTGTCATATATATGTGCCTGTATGAATGTATCTATATTGTCTCATATCTGGCAGTAGCATCCAGACGATCACTGAAGGTTTGGTGGAGGGGATGAGTAAATATTTTGGCTTATAAGTTATATTcatattgtattttttttctctgtgtgaaattcaggctgctctccccagggatagcatgtcactacactgagagtgccacccttttttctgttcgatttttttcctgcctgcactttttaaaaaatttttcctATTGatttggattttctacagaattttgccagggacaacccttttgttgctgcgggttcttttgggtgcgtcaagtgcatgctgcacatgggacctcagtttatggtctgatctgaatgactagcgtccagaccaccactcaaggtctagtggaggggaaaaaatactgctgactgtgccgggattcaaaccagtacgcttagattctctcacttccaaggtggacgcgcacctccaggccatcactccacactgttaTATAAATTATGGTATAATAGTATGGACTCAAACTTGTGGACAGTTGTTTCCAAGTTCAGTAGTTGGATGCATTGCCACTTGGCTACTGCTCTACCCATGCCTGACAATACAGACCTGCTGTATTTTGGTTTTACTATGTTGAAGTGGACTAaggaaaataaaaatttaaaaaaacttgCTTTTTTGATGATTGATTTGGTGGCAAGCATCACAGCTATATAATGTTACTTCAGTTTATCAGTTTTGGGATGTTCTGTCGAGCGATTGCTAACTTTCTTGACCCCTTATGTGCCAGGATTTAGTTTGGCTTGTGCTTCCTGTATGTCAGGTGGTTTTTGGTTGGGGAGggtaataatttattttttttaaattctagcaCATAAACTAATGCAAGAAAGTACAGATTACCCATTCTTTtctaaaagaaaaatgaaaagactaTGAATTTCTGACAGGTTAAGCTTATTTTTTAACACACTGATTAGCCATGAGTGAGCCATGATTTAATCTGAGATAACAAATTTCAGTGTTAATTGTCATATAAAGGTTTGAGCAAAAGCAGCTGAAATGAATATAGAAAATGTATGATTTTTTATTGTGTCTGGTCCAGATTACCCCGCTGTTCAAATCAAAGGAGACCTCGGCAGCAGACTACTACAAAAGTATGCAGCAGGAGGCGGAGGcacagaggaaggagaagaaacgcAGCACTGTCAGCGGTGTGCACAAGTAAGACTAAGAGTAAGACTACGAgtaagagagattgagacagtcTGTTGGCCTTGGTCATCATGTCTTTGTGATGCAGCAGATTCATGGTGCAGATTAGGTCATTAGCATTACATTctgttggacttttttttttcctttttttttttagttgttgacaGCCACCTATTTCTTCAGTTCCTGTGATGATAGtgacaaaagttaaaaaaaaaaaaaaaatttttttaaagtttcccaTGAGTTTGAtatggttggggtggggagggtgggttatGTCCTTCaccacactgatactgacaccaccagaatgacaaCACGTAAGTTCTGTAAGTGTAaatgatgttttgttgtgttgttttttgtttgtttgggttttttttttgggggggggggggggtttgtagggggttagggagggggcaCTTTGATTTTATGTTCCAACTCACATACTTAGTTAATGATTCAAGCATGGTGCTCATCCGATGGAGCTGTGTTGACATGTCACAGGTTGATCAGTCCGTGTTCGTTTCAGgtcttgttttgatat from Babylonia areolata isolate BAREFJ2019XMU chromosome 12, ASM4173473v1, whole genome shotgun sequence includes:
- the LOC143288591 gene encoding leucine-rich repeat-containing protein 47-like — translated: MASSWPAVAVAKSEKRRELKLGKEVSKQIEEGGLDTNVYQLVNLNFLEISNTCLSVLTDELGNLRNLTNLALQGNKLETLPVEMGNLVKLKYLDLSHNCLKSLPAEIGKLVELQTLNVLMNQLSEVPDISSLKALHILNLSHNKLTSLPEGITDESLVHLSEIVVNNNVISAVPAELSNLPHLNVLNLADNQIADLPYELSECTKLKELKLSGNKIKDRKLTKFAEQNNLKQVMQYLAVALEKAAASGDKKDKKAKPKKKKKGDKDVEEVAKNTLTVLRFPANDGLVVKVESKVAAVRQYIVCCVLHNLDFNQSNNMFKNFITKQTRLHEEVCQKRQAATIATHDLDLVKGPLVYTSRPPAEIMITPLFKSKETSAADYYKSMQQEAEAQRKEKKRSTVSGVHKYLELLKDKEEFPCLLDAQGHAISFPPLTNSDKTKISKDTRHILVEVTSSVSLDMCKKVMEELVLRTLEMGVGRESSGGGAGGEEAGGAAGEEDEVVFSSEGRHLILQQVKVEDEEGGLKVIYPSRADLNGDSYHVERE